A window of Sphingomonas adhaesiva contains these coding sequences:
- the gltB gene encoding glutamate synthase large subunit codes for MTDQRQYLATHGMYRPEYEGDACGVGLVAATDGKPSRRVVQSAIDALKAVWHRGAVDADGKTGDGAGIHVDLPARFFDDAIAAGGHKVLPNRLAVGMIFLPRTDLGAQESCRTIVESAIIEAGYTIYGWRQVPVDVSVVGMKAQSTRPEIEQIMIAGPLPDEASLEEFEKNLYLVRRRIEKRVIAAQIQGFYICSLSCRSIIYKGLFLAESLSVFYPDLTDKRFESRVAIFHQRYSTNTFPQWWLAQPFRCLAHNGEINTIRGNKNWMLSHEIRMASIAFGEHSEDIKPVIPAGASDTAALDATFEAICRSGRDAPTAKLMLVPEAWQENTDTPESHAAMYQYLASVMEPWDGPAALAMTDGRWAVGGVDRNALRPLRYTQTADGLLIVGSEAGMVVVPESTVVAKGRLGPGQMIAVDLHEGRVLRDREIKDKIAAEQDYAAMIGEFSAMDDLPPAPVDSVTRYDRADLTRRQVAAGQTLEDMELILSPMVETAKEAIGSMGDDTPLAVISDKPRLISQFFRQNFAQVTNPPIDPLRERYVMSLKTRFGNLANILDTEDRRERVLVLDSPVLTSTDWARLKAYFGNAAADIDCTFEAGGGPDRLRAAIQRIRNQAEQAVREGKSELFLTDEHISEDRVAIPGVLAAAAVHTHLVRRGLRSYASVNVRAAECLDTHYYAVLIGVGATTVNAYLAEAAIADRQARGLFGDLGIEECLKRHKKAIEEGLLKILSKMGIAVISSYRGGYNFEAVGLSRALVNDLFPGMPAKISGEGYASLHVNATDRHGAAFDGMGPGGVATLPIGGFYRQRHTGEAHAYSAQLMHLLQTAVATDSYSSYLQFSRGVSDLPPIYLRDLLQFNFPNEGVPVDQVEAITEIRKRFVTPGMSLGALSPEAHETLAIAMNRIGAKAVSGEGGEDRVRYQPYENGDNANSVIKQIASGRFGVTAEYLNACDEIEIKVAQGAKPGEGGQLPGFKVTEFIARLRHATPGVTLISPPPHHDIYSIEDLAQLIYDLKQINPRARVCVKLVSSAGIGTVAAGVAKAHADVILVSGHVGGTGASPQTSIKYAGTPWEMGLSEVNQVLTLNGLRGRIKLRADGGLKTGRDIVIAAILGAEEFGIGTLSLVAMGCIMVRQCHSNTCPVGVCTQDEKLRDKFVGTPEKVINLMTFIAEEVRDILARLGVRSLDEVIGRTELLRQVSRGAEHLDDLDLNPILAKVDATDAERRFSLSTFRNEVPDSLDAQIIKDAAPVFSRGEKMQLTYSVRNTHRAVGTRLSSEITRTFGMSKLNDGHVTIRLRGSAGQSLGAFLCRGVTLEVFGDANDYVGKGLSGGTIVVRPAVSSPLTSQENTILGNTVLYGATSGKLFAAGQAGERFAVRNSGAIVVVEGCGANGCEYMTGGVAVLLGEVGANFGAGMTGGMAFVYDASGTFARRANPENIVWQRIASAHYEEVLRALIAEHAVATDSRWSRGLLEDWERTIGSIWQVVPREMLSRLAHPLDDSVALEAAE; via the coding sequence ATGACCGACCAGCGCCAGTACCTCGCCACTCACGGCATGTACCGCCCCGAATATGAGGGCGATGCGTGCGGCGTCGGTCTCGTCGCCGCCACCGACGGGAAGCCGTCGCGGCGCGTGGTGCAGTCCGCGATCGATGCGCTGAAGGCGGTGTGGCATCGCGGCGCGGTGGATGCGGACGGCAAGACCGGCGACGGGGCGGGCATCCATGTCGACCTGCCCGCGCGCTTCTTCGACGATGCGATCGCGGCGGGCGGGCACAAGGTGCTGCCCAACCGGCTGGCGGTCGGCATGATCTTCCTGCCGCGCACCGATCTGGGCGCGCAGGAATCGTGCCGCACGATCGTGGAAAGCGCGATCATCGAGGCGGGCTATACGATCTACGGCTGGCGGCAGGTGCCGGTCGACGTCAGCGTCGTCGGCATGAAGGCGCAGTCGACGCGTCCCGAGATCGAGCAGATCATGATCGCGGGCCCGCTGCCCGACGAAGCGTCGCTGGAGGAGTTCGAGAAGAACCTGTACCTGGTCCGCCGCCGGATCGAGAAGCGCGTGATCGCGGCGCAGATCCAGGGCTTCTACATCTGTTCGCTCAGCTGCCGCTCGATCATCTACAAGGGGCTGTTCCTGGCGGAGAGCCTGTCGGTCTTCTACCCCGATCTGACCGACAAGAGGTTCGAGAGCCGGGTCGCGATCTTCCACCAGCGCTATTCGACCAACACCTTCCCGCAATGGTGGCTGGCGCAGCCGTTCCGGTGCCTGGCGCACAACGGCGAGATCAACACGATCCGCGGCAACAAGAACTGGATGCTGAGCCACGAGATCCGGATGGCGTCGATCGCGTTCGGCGAACATTCGGAGGACATCAAGCCCGTCATCCCGGCGGGCGCGTCCGATACCGCGGCGCTGGACGCGACGTTCGAGGCGATCTGCCGCTCGGGCCGCGACGCGCCGACCGCGAAGCTGATGCTGGTGCCCGAGGCATGGCAGGAGAACACCGACACGCCCGAGAGCCATGCTGCGATGTACCAGTATCTCGCCTCCGTGATGGAGCCGTGGGACGGCCCGGCCGCGCTGGCGATGACCGACGGCCGCTGGGCGGTGGGCGGCGTGGACCGCAACGCGCTGCGCCCGCTGCGCTATACGCAGACCGCCGACGGGCTGCTGATCGTCGGGTCGGAGGCCGGGATGGTCGTGGTGCCGGAGAGCACCGTGGTCGCCAAGGGGCGGCTGGGGCCGGGGCAGATGATCGCGGTCGACCTGCATGAAGGCCGCGTGCTGCGCGACCGCGAGATCAAGGACAAGATCGCCGCCGAGCAGGATTATGCCGCGATGATCGGCGAATTCTCGGCGATGGACGACCTGCCCCCGGCGCCGGTGGACAGCGTCACGCGCTACGACCGTGCCGACCTGACGCGGCGGCAGGTCGCGGCGGGGCAGACGCTGGAGGACATGGAGCTGATCCTGTCGCCGATGGTGGAGACCGCCAAGGAAGCGATCGGATCGATGGGCGACGACACGCCGCTGGCGGTCATCAGCGACAAGCCGCGGCTCATCAGCCAGTTCTTCCGGCAGAATTTCGCGCAGGTGACGAACCCGCCGATCGACCCCCTGCGCGAACGCTATGTGATGTCGCTGAAGACGCGCTTCGGCAATCTGGCCAACATCCTGGATACCGAGGACCGGCGCGAGCGCGTGCTGGTGCTCGATTCGCCGGTGCTGACCTCGACCGACTGGGCGCGGCTGAAGGCGTATTTCGGCAATGCCGCCGCCGACATCGACTGCACGTTCGAGGCGGGGGGCGGCCCCGACCGCCTGCGCGCGGCGATCCAGCGCATCCGCAACCAGGCCGAACAGGCGGTGCGCGAGGGCAAGAGCGAGCTGTTCCTGACCGACGAGCATATCAGCGAGGACCGCGTCGCGATCCCCGGCGTGCTGGCGGCGGCGGCGGTGCATACGCACCTCGTGCGGCGGGGCCTGCGCTCCTACGCCTCGGTCAACGTGCGGGCGGCGGAATGCCTCGACACGCATTATTATGCGGTGCTGATCGGCGTCGGCGCGACCACGGTGAACGCCTATCTGGCGGAGGCCGCGATCGCCGACCGTCAGGCGCGCGGCCTGTTCGGCGATCTGGGGATCGAGGAATGCCTGAAGCGCCACAAGAAGGCGATCGAGGAGGGGCTGCTCAAGATCCTGTCGAAGATGGGGATCGCGGTGATCTCCAGCTATCGCGGCGGCTATAATTTCGAGGCGGTCGGGCTGTCCCGTGCGCTGGTCAACGACCTGTTCCCCGGCATGCCCGCCAAGATTTCGGGCGAGGGCTATGCCTCGCTCCACGTCAACGCGACCGACCGGCACGGGGCGGCGTTCGACGGCATGGGACCGGGGGGCGTGGCGACGCTGCCGATCGGCGGCTTCTATCGCCAGCGCCATACCGGGGAGGCGCATGCCTATTCGGCGCAGCTGATGCACCTGCTGCAGACCGCGGTCGCGACCGACAGCTATTCCAGCTACCTGCAATTCTCGCGCGGGGTGTCCGACCTGCCGCCGATCTACCTGCGCGACCTGTTGCAGTTCAACTTCCCGAACGAAGGCGTGCCGGTCGATCAGGTCGAGGCGATCACGGAGATCCGCAAGCGCTTCGTCACGCCGGGCATGTCGCTGGGCGCGCTGTCGCCGGAGGCGCACGAAACGCTGGCGATCGCGATGAACCGCATCGGCGCGAAGGCGGTGTCGGGCGAGGGCGGCGAGGACAGGGTCCGCTATCAGCCGTATGAGAATGGCGACAACGCCAATTCGGTCATCAAGCAGATCGCGTCGGGGCGGTTCGGCGTCACCGCCGAATATCTGAACGCGTGCGACGAGATCGAGATCAAGGTCGCGCAGGGTGCCAAGCCCGGCGAGGGCGGGCAGCTGCCCGGCTTCAAGGTGACCGAGTTCATCGCCAGGCTGCGCCATGCGACGCCGGGCGTGACGCTCATCAGCCCGCCGCCGCACCACGACATCTATTCGATCGAGGATCTGGCGCAGCTGATCTACGACCTGAAGCAGATCAATCCGCGCGCGCGGGTGTGCGTGAAGCTGGTGTCTTCCGCCGGGATCGGGACGGTCGCGGCGGGCGTGGCGAAGGCGCATGCCGATGTCATCCTCGTCTCCGGCCATGTCGGCGGCACGGGCGCGAGCCCGCAGACCTCGATCAAATACGCGGGTACGCCGTGGGAGATGGGCCTCAGCGAGGTCAACCAGGTGCTGACGCTCAACGGCCTGCGCGGGCGGATCAAGCTGCGCGCCGACGGCGGGCTGAAGACCGGGCGCGACATCGTGATCGCCGCGATCCTGGGCGCGGAGGAGTTCGGCATCGGTACGCTGTCGCTGGTGGCGATGGGGTGCATCATGGTGCGCCAGTGCCATTCGAACACCTGCCCGGTCGGCGTCTGCACGCAGGACGAGAAGCTGCGCGACAAGTTCGTCGGCACGCCGGAGAAGGTCATCAATCTCATGACCTTCATCGCGGAGGAGGTGCGCGACATCCTGGCGCGGCTGGGCGTGCGGTCGCTCGACGAGGTGATCGGGCGCACCGAGCTCTTGCGGCAGGTGAGCCGCGGTGCGGAGCATCTCGACGACCTGGATCTCAACCCGATCCTCGCCAAGGTCGATGCGACCGATGCCGAGCGGCGCTTTTCGCTCAGCACCTTCCGCAACGAGGTGCCCGACAGCCTGGATGCGCAGATCATCAAGGATGCAGCACCCGTCTTCTCGCGCGGGGAGAAGATGCAGCTGACCTATTCGGTGCGCAACACGCACCGCGCGGTCGGCACGCGGCTGTCGAGCGAGATCACGCGGACGTTCGGCATGTCGAAGCTGAACGACGGGCACGTCACGATCCGGCTGCGCGGCTCCGCAGGGCAGTCGCTGGGCGCGTTCCTTTGCCGCGGCGTCACGCTGGAGGTGTTCGGCGACGCCAACGACTATGTCGGCAAGGGGCTGTCGGGGGGCACGATCGTGGTGCGCCCGGCGGTATCGTCGCCGCTGACCAGCCAGGAGAATACGATCCTGGGCAACACCGTCCTCTACGGCGCGACGTCGGGCAAGCTGTTCGCGGCGGGGCAGGCGGGCGAGCGCTTCGCGGTGCGCAATTCCGGCGCGATCGTGGTGGTAGAGGGCTGCGGCGCCAACGGCTGCGAATATATGACCGGCGGGGTCGCGGTGCTGCTGGGCGAGGTGGGCGCGAACTTCGGCGCGGGCATGACCGGGGGAATGGCGTTCGTCTACGACGCCAGCGGCACCTTCGCGCGGCGCGCCAATCCGGAGAACATCGTGTGGCAGCGCATCGCCTCGGCGCATTACGAGGAAGTGCTGCGCGCGCTGATCGCGGAACATGCGGTGGCGACCGACAGCCGCTGGTCGCGCGGGCTGCTGGAGGATTGGGAGCGGACGATCGGCAGTATCTGGCAGGTGGTGCCGCGCGAGATGCTGTCGCGGCTGGCGCATCCGCTGGACGACAGCGTAGCGTTGGAGGCGGCGGAGTAA
- a CDS encoding NnrU family protein codes for MEEVALAATAFVGTHFLLSHPLRGALVRRVGERGFLGLYSLVAAVTLGWLVVAYRAAPPGRALWPVGDGLWAVATVVMLVASVLFMGSLVRNPALPDPTGRARPVPEPRGVFAITRHPMMWGFALWGAAHILVYPEPSNVVLAGAIVVLALVGAAAQDRKKARLEPGFWPEWERRTSFVPFARGVRLRGLGGHALGGGLVVWLVATWAHLPLAGWAAGVWRWVL; via the coding sequence ATGGAGGAAGTAGCGCTTGCGGCCACCGCGTTCGTGGGGACGCACTTCCTCCTGTCGCATCCCCTGCGAGGCGCGCTGGTGAGGCGCGTGGGGGAGCGCGGGTTCCTGGGGCTCTATTCGCTGGTCGCGGCGGTGACGCTGGGGTGGCTGGTCGTCGCCTATCGCGCCGCGCCGCCGGGGCGCGCGCTGTGGCCGGTCGGCGACGGGCTGTGGGCGGTGGCGACCGTCGTGATGCTGGTCGCGAGCGTGCTGTTCATGGGGTCGCTGGTGCGCAACCCGGCGTTGCCCGATCCGACCGGGCGGGCGAGGCCGGTGCCCGAGCCGCGTGGCGTGTTCGCGATCACGCGGCACCCGATGATGTGGGGCTTCGCGCTATGGGGCGCGGCCCACATCCTGGTCTATCCCGAGCCGTCGAACGTGGTGCTGGCGGGTGCGATCGTCGTGCTGGCGCTGGTGGGCGCGGCGGCGCAGGACCGCAAGAAGGCGCGGCTGGAGCCCGGTTTCTGGCCGGAGTGGGAGCGGCGGACGAGCTTCGTGCCGTTCGCGCGCGGGGTGCGCCTGCGCGGCCTCGGCGGGCATGCGCTGGGGGGCGGATTGGTGGTGTGGCTGGTCGCGACCTGGGCGCATCTGCCGCTGGCAGGATGGGCCGCGGGGGTGTGGCGGTGGGTGTTGTAG
- a CDS encoding NAD(P)-dependent oxidoreductase: MADMLKFVDRAQSYPAKRVAQKRAEDFREIAERYAVVAAEDQAGRCSQCGVPYCSVHCPLHNHIPDWLRLTAEGRLREAYELSNATSTMPEICGRICPQDRLCEGNCVIEFTGHGAVTIGSVEKFITDTAWAEGWVEPLVPGPARGQSVGVIGAGPAGLTAAEYLRAHGYEVHVYDRHDRAGGLLTYGIPGFKLEKPVVMRRIERLKEGGITFHEGFEVGRDASLGELRERHDALLIATGVYKARAIEVGGNDLAGVVPALDYLIASNRKGFGDDVPEYEDGRLNANGKNVVVIGGGDTAMDCVRTAIRQGAASVKCLYRRDRANMPGSQREVANAEEEGVEFVWLSAPASFAGEEGQVATVRANRMRLGAPDASGRRAPEVDPGGAEDMPADLVIKALGFDAEELPHLWGAPELGVTRWGTVLVDSKTLMTSLDGVFAAGDIVRGASLVVWAIRDGRDVAATMHNHLKAKAKAKTAGAEKVAA; the protein is encoded by the coding sequence ATGGCTGACATGCTGAAGTTCGTTGATCGCGCGCAATCCTACCCTGCCAAGCGGGTGGCGCAGAAGCGTGCCGAGGACTTTCGCGAGATTGCGGAGCGCTATGCGGTCGTCGCCGCGGAGGATCAGGCGGGGCGCTGTTCGCAATGCGGCGTGCCGTATTGCTCGGTGCATTGCCCGCTACACAACCATATCCCCGACTGGCTGCGCCTGACCGCGGAAGGGCGGCTGCGCGAGGCGTACGAGCTGAGCAACGCGACCTCCACCATGCCTGAAATCTGCGGGCGGATCTGCCCGCAGGACCGGCTGTGCGAGGGCAATTGCGTCATCGAATTCACCGGGCATGGCGCGGTGACGATCGGATCGGTCGAGAAGTTCATCACCGACACCGCCTGGGCCGAGGGCTGGGTGGAGCCGCTGGTGCCGGGGCCCGCGCGCGGGCAGTCGGTGGGGGTGATCGGCGCAGGTCCCGCGGGGCTGACCGCGGCGGAATATCTGCGCGCACACGGCTATGAGGTGCACGTCTACGACCGCCACGACCGCGCCGGCGGGTTGCTGACCTACGGCATTCCGGGGTTCAAGCTGGAAAAGCCGGTGGTGATGCGCCGGATCGAGCGGCTGAAGGAAGGGGGAATCACCTTCCACGAGGGGTTCGAGGTGGGGCGCGATGCGTCGCTGGGTGAGTTGCGGGAGCGCCACGACGCGCTGTTGATCGCGACCGGCGTCTACAAGGCGCGCGCGATCGAGGTCGGAGGCAACGATCTGGCGGGTGTGGTACCGGCGCTGGACTATCTGATCGCATCCAATCGCAAGGGTTTCGGCGACGACGTGCCGGAATATGAGGACGGCCGCCTGAACGCGAACGGCAAGAACGTTGTCGTGATCGGCGGCGGCGATACCGCGATGGATTGCGTCCGCACCGCGATCCGCCAGGGTGCCGCCAGCGTGAAGTGCCTGTATCGCCGCGACCGCGCCAACATGCCGGGCTCGCAGCGCGAGGTCGCCAATGCGGAGGAGGAGGGCGTCGAGTTCGTCTGGCTCTCCGCGCCGGCATCGTTCGCGGGGGAAGAGGGACAGGTGGCGACGGTGCGCGCCAACCGCATGCGGCTGGGCGCGCCGGATGCCAGCGGACGCCGCGCGCCCGAGGTCGATCCGGGCGGGGCCGAGGACATGCCCGCGGACCTGGTCATCAAGGCGCTCGGCTTCGACGCGGAGGAACTGCCGCACCTGTGGGGCGCGCCGGAACTGGGCGTGACGCGCTGGGGCACGGTGCTGGTCGACAGCAAGACGCTGATGACCTCGCTGGACGGCGTGTTCGCGGCGGGCGACATCGTGCGCGGGGCGTCGCTGGTCGTGTGGGCGATCCGCGACGGGCGCGACGTGGCCGCGACGATGCACAACCATCTGAAGGCCAAGGCCAAGGCCAAGACAGCCGGCGCGGAGAAGGTGGCGGCGTGA
- a CDS encoding nitroreductase family protein: MFNDTSSPLSLLASRRSGKPRDLVAPAPDRARLIEMIRLAGRTPDHGKLAPWRFVIVPDDRRDALAALLVDAYRAERPEAKRAELDAMEQFARQAPALVVALFSPRTGSHIPMWEQELSAGAACMNLLHAVHAHGFAGGWLTGWPAFSDRVRDAFGAAPERIAGFMFIGTPARALEERPRPDEATLWSEWAG, from the coding sequence ATGTTCAACGATACCTCCTCCCCACTCTCGCTGCTCGCCTCGCGCCGCTCGGGCAAGCCGCGCGACCTGGTCGCCCCCGCCCCCGATCGGGCGCGATTGATCGAGATGATCCGGCTCGCCGGGCGCACTCCGGACCATGGCAAGCTCGCGCCGTGGCGCTTCGTGATCGTCCCCGACGATCGTCGCGATGCGCTCGCCGCGCTGCTGGTCGACGCCTATCGCGCCGAACGCCCCGAGGCCAAACGTGCCGAGCTGGACGCGATGGAGCAGTTCGCGCGCCAGGCGCCCGCACTGGTCGTGGCGCTGTTCTCCCCGCGCACCGGCAGCCATATTCCGATGTGGGAGCAGGAGCTGTCGGCGGGCGCGGCCTGCATGAACCTGCTCCACGCGGTCCATGCGCACGGTTTCGCCGGCGGCTGGCTCACCGGCTGGCCGGCGTTCTCCGATCGCGTCCGCGACGCCTTCGGTGCGGCCCCGGAGCGGATCGCGGGGTTCATGTTCATCGGCACGCCTGCGCGCGCGCTGGAAGAACGCCCGCGCCCCGACGAGGCGACGCTGTGGAGCGAGTGGGCGGGGTAG
- a CDS encoding NAD(P)H-dependent flavin oxidoreductase, with protein sequence MTDTLIASSPTDTSGAARLARRMERGARFLGADVAIMAGAMSWVSERNLVAAMSNAGGFGVIACGAMTPALLDAEIAATRALTARAFGVNLITMHPQLDELIAVCARHEVGHVVLAGGLPPKGSLEAIKASGAKVVCFAPTLALAKKLIRSGVDALVIEGMEAGGHIGPVSTSVLAQEMLPVIADDVPVFVAGGIGRGEAIAGYLDMGAAGVQLGTRFVCATESIAHPNFKKAFIRASARDAVASVQIDPRLPVIPVRALKNAGGELFTAKQREVAQSLDEGSVAMAEAQLQIEHYWAGALRRAVIDGDVEHGSVMAGQSVGMVTKEEPIADIIATLMAEAAHALEKKAG encoded by the coding sequence ATGACCGACACGCTCATCGCCTCCTCCCCCACCGACACCAGCGGCGCCGCGCGCCTGGCCCGCCGCATGGAGCGCGGCGCGCGCTTCCTGGGCGCCGACGTCGCGATCATGGCCGGCGCCATGTCCTGGGTGTCGGAGCGCAACCTGGTCGCCGCCATGTCCAACGCCGGCGGGTTCGGCGTGATCGCGTGCGGCGCGATGACGCCCGCGCTGCTGGATGCCGAGATCGCCGCGACCAGGGCGCTCACCGCGCGAGCCTTCGGCGTCAATCTCATCACCATGCATCCGCAGCTCGACGAGCTGATCGCGGTCTGCGCGCGCCATGAGGTCGGCCACGTCGTCCTCGCCGGCGGGCTGCCGCCCAAGGGCTCGCTGGAGGCGATCAAGGCGTCGGGCGCCAAGGTCGTCTGCTTCGCACCGACGCTGGCGCTGGCGAAGAAGCTGATCCGCTCCGGTGTCGACGCGCTGGTGATCGAGGGGATGGAGGCCGGCGGCCACATCGGCCCCGTCTCCACCAGCGTTCTGGCGCAGGAGATGCTGCCCGTCATCGCCGATGACGTGCCCGTCTTCGTCGCGGGCGGGATCGGCCGCGGCGAGGCGATCGCGGGCTATCTCGACATGGGCGCGGCCGGCGTCCAGCTCGGCACCCGCTTCGTCTGCGCGACCGAGTCGATCGCGCACCCCAATTTCAAGAAGGCGTTCATCCGCGCCAGCGCGCGCGACGCGGTAGCGAGCGTCCAGATCGACCCGCGCCTCCCCGTCATTCCCGTCCGCGCGCTCAAGAACGCCGGCGGCGAGCTCTTCACGGCCAAGCAGCGCGAGGTCGCGCAGTCGCTCGACGAGGGCAGCGTCGCGATGGCGGAGGCGCAGTTGCAGATCGAACATTACTGGGCCGGCGCGCTGCGCCGCGCGGTGATCGACGGCGATGTCGAGCATGGCAGCGTCATGGCGGGCCAGTCGGTCGGCATGGTGACGAAGGAAGAGCCGATCGCGGACATCATCGCCACGCTGATGGCGGAGGCCGCGCACGCGCTGGAGAAGAAGGCGGGGTAA
- a CDS encoding nucleotidyltransferase domain-containing protein — translation MRLSADQVSAIKAAALEAFGPSATVRLFGSRADDDRTGGDIDLHVEADPDVADLAHEVLFRASIWKALDEEQIDVVVAARGAEPRWIDRAARREGIVL, via the coding sequence GTGAGGCTGTCCGCCGATCAGGTAAGCGCGATAAAGGCCGCGGCCCTGGAGGCGTTCGGCCCGTCGGCGACCGTCCGACTGTTCGGCAGCAGGGCGGATGACGATCGCACGGGAGGCGACATCGACCTTCATGTCGAGGCCGATCCCGACGTGGCCGATCTCGCTCACGAGGTGCTGTTTCGAGCGTCGATCTGGAAGGCGCTGGACGAGGAGCAGATCGATGTCGTCGTCGCCGCGCGGGGTGCCGAACCCCGGTGGATCGATCGCGCCGCGCGTCGCGAAGGTATCGTCCTGTGA
- a CDS encoding peptide MFS transporter, whose protein sequence is MPIIPTIALGFLVLLLGGGIAAAVRPGDEFAGHPKGLYVLFFVEMWERFSYYGMRALLIFYLTKHWLFDDGKSNLIYGAYTALTYVTPLLGGYLADRYLGQRKAVTYGAVLLTIGHALMAVEGDGGQASGAINVFWLALAFIIVGVGFLKANVSVIVGQLYPLTDVRRDGAYTIFYIGINTGAAIGTILAGWLGETYGWAYGFGAAGVGMLLGLIVFVLGRPLLMGRGEPPAMLARGREWSIYGIGVASVAVIWALIQYQDVMETLLIVCGVGLLGYVLFASLKLEPHARDRMLAILFLIALNPVFWGLFEQAGGSLNLYTDRFVDRGGVPASLFQSINPIYIVLLGPLFAGLWVFLGKRGWEPSAPAKFGLALAQIALSFLLFVWGARMMGPGVATPVFLVFMIYFFQTSGELCLSPVGLSAMNRLAPQHLASLIMGAWFYMTAVGNFVAGKIGEATGGGEGGTMTQEGTLAIYNTVGWWAMGIAVAVLVVSPLIRRLMHLDTLRDSPDHAMAGERELAEPAAAGIDTATETRRP, encoded by the coding sequence TTGCCCATCATTCCGACGATCGCGCTCGGCTTCCTGGTGCTGCTGCTGGGTGGCGGCATCGCCGCCGCGGTGCGCCCGGGCGACGAGTTCGCGGGTCATCCCAAAGGCCTGTATGTCCTGTTCTTCGTCGAGATGTGGGAGCGCTTCTCCTATTACGGCATGCGCGCGCTGCTCATTTTCTACCTGACCAAGCACTGGCTGTTCGACGACGGCAAATCCAACCTGATCTACGGTGCCTATACCGCGCTGACCTATGTCACCCCGCTGCTGGGCGGCTATCTGGCGGACCGCTACCTGGGGCAGCGCAAGGCGGTGACGTACGGCGCGGTGCTGCTGACGATCGGCCATGCGCTGATGGCGGTGGAGGGCGACGGCGGTCAGGCATCGGGCGCGATCAACGTGTTCTGGCTGGCGCTGGCGTTCATCATCGTCGGCGTCGGCTTTCTGAAGGCCAACGTGTCGGTGATCGTGGGGCAGCTGTACCCGCTGACCGACGTGCGCCGCGACGGCGCCTATACGATCTTCTACATCGGCATCAACACGGGCGCGGCGATCGGGACGATCCTGGCCGGCTGGCTGGGCGAAACCTATGGCTGGGCGTACGGCTTCGGCGCGGCGGGGGTCGGCATGCTGCTGGGCCTCATCGTCTTCGTCCTGGGGCGTCCGCTGCTGATGGGCCGCGGCGAGCCGCCCGCGATGCTGGCGCGCGGGCGCGAGTGGAGCATCTACGGTATCGGCGTCGCGTCGGTCGCGGTGATCTGGGCGCTGATCCAGTATCAGGACGTGATGGAGACGCTGCTGATCGTGTGCGGCGTCGGGCTGCTGGGCTATGTGCTGTTCGCCAGCCTGAAGCTGGAGCCGCACGCGCGCGACCGGATGCTGGCGATCCTGTTCCTGATCGCGCTGAACCCGGTGTTCTGGGGACTGTTCGAGCAGGCGGGCGGATCGCTGAACCTCTATACCGACCGTTTCGTCGACCGCGGCGGGGTGCCGGCGTCGCTGTTCCAGTCGATCAACCCGATCTACATCGTCCTGCTGGGGCCGCTGTTCGCGGGGCTGTGGGTGTTCCTGGGCAAGCGCGGCTGGGAGCCGTCCGCGCCCGCCAAGTTCGGGCTGGCGCTGGCGCAGATCGCGCTCAGCTTCCTGCTGTTCGTCTGGGGCGCGCGGATGATGGGGCCGGGCGTGGCGACGCCCGTCTTCCTCGTCTTCATGATCTACTTCTTCCAGACCAGCGGCGAGCTGTGCCTGTCGCCGGTGGGGCTGTCGGCGATGAACCGGCTGGCGCCGCAGCATCTCGCCAGCCTCATCATGGGGGCATGGTTCTACATGACCGCGGTCGGCAATTTCGTCGCCGGCAAGATCGGCGAGGCGACCGGGGGCGGCGAGGGCGGCACGATGACGCAGGAGGGAACGCTCGCGATCTACAACACCGTCGGCTGGTGGGCGATGGGGATCGCGGTGGCGGTGCTGGTGGTCAGCCCGCTGATCCGGCGGCTGATGCACCTCGACACGCTGCGCGACAGCCCCGACCATGCGATGGCGGGCGAGCGCGAACTGGCCGAGCCGGCCGCCGCCGGCATCGACACCGCCACGGAGACGCGGCGCCCGTAG